The following are from one region of the Rhodopirellula sp. P2 genome:
- a CDS encoding DUF6786 family protein, translated as MKKITDAVLAGLVATAMCLVPEPATAVDGFADDVAFMNAHTNIVLLHRGDAAVAGAPAYQGRVMTSTFDRKAGPSFGWINRPVIEQGFLSEDERQGKLEEHIHIFGGEERFWLGPEGGQYALFFPPKSEFEFTNWVTPAAIDTEPFELVDHTEASAKFRHSARLTNYHGTVFQVGVERTVSLIDRDRVAKQLAAPIGPGLQLVAYETRNQITNDGPNAWKPETGLLSIWILGMYKPSPETTIVIPFVAGPDEELGPTVNDAYFGKVPPTYLRVDNERLFFRGDGTRRGKIGIHPLRSKGIAGSYDAAGKVLNLVTYNQQDAPHGFVNSMWELQDKPYAGDVIHSYNDGSPEPGKPPLGPFYELETSSPAAALQPNESLHHVQRTYHIHGSEVELRPLAQHLLGVTLEEIESAF; from the coding sequence ATGAAGAAAATCACCGATGCAGTCCTCGCAGGATTGGTCGCAACTGCCATGTGTCTGGTTCCTGAGCCAGCCACCGCGGTCGACGGGTTCGCCGATGACGTCGCGTTCATGAACGCACACACCAACATCGTTCTGCTGCATCGCGGTGATGCGGCCGTCGCTGGCGCACCGGCTTACCAAGGTCGCGTGATGACCAGCACCTTTGATCGCAAGGCCGGTCCTAGCTTCGGTTGGATCAATCGCCCTGTCATCGAACAAGGCTTCCTTTCCGAAGACGAACGACAGGGCAAACTCGAAGAACACATCCACATCTTCGGTGGGGAAGAACGATTCTGGCTGGGACCAGAAGGGGGACAGTACGCTTTGTTCTTCCCTCCCAAATCCGAATTTGAATTCACCAACTGGGTCACTCCGGCGGCGATCGACACGGAGCCCTTTGAACTGGTTGATCACACCGAAGCGTCCGCGAAGTTCCGACACTCCGCGCGACTGACCAACTACCACGGCACCGTGTTCCAGGTGGGCGTGGAACGAACCGTGTCACTGATCGACCGAGACAGGGTCGCCAAACAATTGGCCGCTCCGATCGGCCCAGGCCTCCAACTGGTCGCCTATGAAACGCGGAACCAGATCACCAACGATGGACCGAACGCCTGGAAGCCCGAGACCGGCCTGCTATCGATCTGGATTCTCGGAATGTACAAGCCATCCCCCGAGACAACCATCGTGATCCCATTTGTCGCGGGACCCGACGAGGAACTCGGACCAACCGTCAACGATGCCTACTTCGGGAAAGTCCCTCCCACCTACCTTCGCGTCGACAACGAACGCTTGTTTTTTCGCGGCGATGGCACCCGACGTGGAAAGATCGGGATTCATCCACTGCGGTCCAAGGGAATTGCCGGAAGCTACGACGCCGCCGGGAAGGTTCTCAACCTGGTCACATACAACCAACAGGATGCGCCCCACGGGTTTGTCAATTCCATGTGGGAACTGCAAGACAAACCTTACGCCGGTGATGTGATCCATTCCTACAACGATGGTTCCCCCGAACCTGGGAAGCCACCGCTCGGCCCCTTTTACGAACTGGAGACCTCTTCGCCTGCAGCCGCGCTCCAGCCAAACGAAAGCCTGCATCATGTCCAGCGGACCTACCACATCCACGGCTCCGAAGTGGAACTCCGGCCACTCGCCCAACACCTGCTTGGCGTGACGCTGGAAGAAATCGAATCCGCGTTCTAG
- a CDS encoding family 43 glycosylhydrolase, with product MQKSLSLAILTLLAVPTYADDAVAVPTVVVTHSELEGIGAQPGVMRRDPSDIIRVGDLYYVWYSKGKISPGYDATVWYATSKDGHQWTEKGMALDKGEPGSWEGASVFTPNILVAEGRYWLFYTGTSKKYGKGFQPDSKIGIAVSDSPDGPWERLATNPALSNSQNPDEFDSHLVDDACLIVREGKIWFYYKGRQRGKGPGQTQMGLAIADKPEGPYVRHESNPVIPGNHEVLVWPQGTGVAAMIGTTGPKAITNSILYAEDGIHFTKTHHVKNGPWAGGAFRPEAFTQSGEGQLPKWGVEIGKPKGKQRGGLPCIQRFDVTEKH from the coding sequence ATGCAAAAATCTCTGTCACTCGCCATCCTCACCCTGCTGGCGGTCCCAACCTACGCGGACGATGCCGTCGCTGTCCCCACCGTGGTTGTCACGCATTCCGAACTCGAAGGCATTGGTGCCCAACCCGGCGTCATGCGCCGAGACCCCAGCGACATCATTCGAGTCGGCGATCTGTACTACGTGTGGTATTCGAAAGGAAAGATCTCGCCGGGATACGATGCCACCGTTTGGTACGCGACTTCGAAGGACGGCCACCAGTGGACCGAGAAAGGCATGGCACTGGACAAAGGCGAACCCGGCAGTTGGGAGGGAGCCAGTGTCTTCACTCCGAATATCCTGGTCGCTGAAGGACGTTATTGGCTGTTTTACACGGGGACGTCCAAGAAGTACGGCAAGGGGTTTCAACCCGATTCGAAAATTGGCATCGCGGTTTCGGATTCACCCGACGGCCCGTGGGAACGACTGGCGACCAACCCAGCTCTTTCGAACAGCCAGAACCCTGACGAGTTCGACAGCCACCTCGTCGACGACGCTTGCTTGATCGTCCGAGAAGGAAAGATTTGGTTCTACTACAAAGGCCGCCAACGGGGCAAAGGTCCTGGACAAACTCAAATGGGATTGGCGATCGCTGACAAACCAGAGGGCCCCTACGTGCGACATGAGTCGAACCCTGTGATCCCAGGCAACCACGAAGTTTTGGTGTGGCCCCAGGGCACCGGAGTGGCAGCCATGATCGGCACGACAGGCCCAAAAGCGATCACCAATTCAATCCTGTATGCGGAAGACGGAATCCACTTCACCAAAACCCACCACGTCAAGAACGGCCCCTGGGCCGGCGGTGCGTTTCGGCCGGAGGCATTCACTCAAAGTGGTGAAGGGCAACTCCCGAAGTGGGGTGTCGAAATTGGAAAGCCGAAAGGCAAACAACGCGGCGGACTGCCGTGCATTCAACGGTTCGATGTCACGGAGAAACACTGA
- a CDS encoding AraC family transcriptional regulator, with product MTTTQRPRHVGILVETDDSWGRNVVEAVCRFGHSSGWTVLISPRDAQGRLRLPKVWNGDGIIASLRTTSSVRHVKNLQLPVVDVGIMVPKCDWFARVATDDAARGEMAFEHLRDRGLTHFACYAPPIGRYSDVRSMAFADAVTAGGYQCAMYEATGDDTAGWLTNYSNVRRWLSTLPRPLGIFAADPYPARQLVEICSADSIRIPDEVAVLSGDDDELLCNVASPRISAVELASHRIGETAAQMLAKMMNGDATAKPETLIPPLQVRGRHSTDILAMADDEIADVLRYIRDRAPDGITVADLLKAFPISRRRLEQRFRAELNRSPAEEIRRVRMAHVGRLLLDSDKTVTTIAAESGFATSASLSQAFRQHFGTTPGDYRRRNHAT from the coding sequence GTGACAACCACCCAACGCCCACGACATGTTGGCATTCTCGTTGAGACCGACGACTCTTGGGGTCGCAACGTGGTCGAAGCCGTTTGCCGGTTCGGTCATTCAAGTGGCTGGACCGTTTTGATCTCCCCCCGTGACGCTCAAGGTCGCTTGCGTTTACCCAAGGTCTGGAACGGGGACGGGATCATCGCTTCATTGCGAACCACGTCTTCAGTCCGCCACGTCAAGAACCTCCAACTGCCGGTGGTGGATGTGGGCATCATGGTTCCCAAGTGCGATTGGTTCGCTCGAGTCGCGACCGATGACGCGGCACGCGGTGAAATGGCGTTTGAGCATCTTCGCGATCGGGGCCTGACCCACTTTGCCTGCTACGCACCCCCGATCGGTCGCTACTCGGACGTGCGGTCGATGGCCTTCGCTGATGCGGTCACTGCTGGCGGGTACCAATGCGCGATGTACGAAGCCACGGGCGATGACACCGCTGGTTGGTTGACAAACTATTCCAACGTGCGTCGTTGGTTGTCGACCCTGCCACGTCCCCTGGGGATTTTCGCCGCGGATCCGTACCCGGCCCGGCAATTGGTCGAAATCTGTTCGGCGGATTCGATTCGCATTCCCGATGAGGTGGCAGTGCTCTCGGGCGATGACGACGAGTTGCTGTGCAATGTCGCTTCGCCTCGCATTTCAGCGGTTGAACTGGCAAGTCATCGGATCGGGGAGACGGCCGCCCAGATGCTGGCAAAGATGATGAACGGCGACGCCACCGCCAAGCCAGAAACACTGATCCCACCCCTGCAAGTGCGAGGCCGACACTCGACTGACATCCTCGCCATGGCGGACGATGAAATCGCGGACGTCCTGCGTTACATACGCGACCGGGCCCCCGACGGCATCACCGTTGCCGACTTGCTCAAGGCATTTCCGATTTCGCGAAGAAGGTTGGAACAGCGATTCCGAGCGGAACTCAATCGCAGCCCCGCGGAGGAAATTCGTCGGGTTCGAATGGCACATGTCGGTCGCTTGCTACTCGATTCAGACAAAACCGTGACCACGATCGCAGCTGAGTCCGGGTTCGCGACCAGTGCCTCCTTGTCGCAGGCTTTTCGCCAGCATTTCGGAACCACACCTGGCGACTACCGTCGACGAAATCACGCCACTTGA
- a CDS encoding phospholipid carrier-dependent glycosyltransferase, which yields MIFPCKSRLRQFWETHFPCETQVVASVAPAWPAWQCLIAWATLLIAALIVLLPNLSYPLIEPDETRYAQIALEMNDSRDWVTPTLDGRAYLDKPPLMYWLTAISFQVFGDHETAARLPSLLAALLTVVVTFSWGSRIVGQRSAWLAALSLVLCGGFVLAGRFVILDSLLTFFTTACMLSGYIAVRGQRHRWAWWMISGIACALGILTKGPVALVLCAPPLVVNGWLRADQSRTRALHWAAFVLPMIAVCVPWYVAVAKLNPQFVDYFFWEHNLKRFTQGSNHEQPFWFYVPVVFAAMFPASLLLPSVGVFLVSWSRRKRSLRSKDLGFLFCGAGWVLAFFSVASCKLPTYILPAIPLVCLMMGVMLHQTVLRPNASDRISHYLRPFPQRATLILVLSSWILVGVEVWIRGEFSIASGMATVMGAAVLALTLAVWNREAAFNRSAWAATAAVATGVLWFGSSVVMPTIATDRSAAVETQRIVQRDSETRIVFFGEKPHAAVLHLPLHRTTYFPTEQANEFASFVANQRDVVVVMGGASFERTRELLSATHALAASPNHSHVYVARPTSEPSIEIAASDDGPTSQYSFFQRRESYLGGGVWFDY from the coding sequence ATGATCTTTCCTTGTAAATCACGATTGCGTCAATTTTGGGAAACGCATTTTCCCTGCGAAACCCAAGTCGTTGCATCGGTTGCGCCGGCCTGGCCTGCTTGGCAATGCTTGATCGCCTGGGCGACGCTTTTGATCGCAGCGTTGATTGTGTTGCTTCCCAATCTGAGCTACCCACTGATCGAACCGGATGAAACCCGATACGCGCAGATCGCGTTGGAGATGAACGACTCACGAGACTGGGTCACACCGACGCTGGACGGGCGAGCTTACTTGGACAAGCCACCGTTGATGTATTGGTTGACCGCGATCTCGTTTCAAGTTTTTGGTGATCATGAAACCGCGGCGAGGTTGCCGTCTCTGTTGGCGGCGTTGTTGACGGTCGTTGTGACGTTCAGTTGGGGCAGCCGGATTGTGGGCCAACGATCGGCTTGGTTGGCAGCGTTGTCATTGGTGTTGTGCGGTGGGTTTGTGTTGGCCGGGCGATTTGTGATTTTGGATTCGTTGCTGACGTTCTTCACAACGGCGTGCATGTTGTCGGGATACATCGCCGTTCGGGGACAACGACATCGTTGGGCATGGTGGATGATTTCAGGCATCGCTTGCGCACTGGGGATCTTGACGAAGGGGCCCGTCGCGTTGGTGTTGTGTGCACCACCGTTGGTCGTCAATGGTTGGCTGCGAGCGGATCAGAGCCGCACCCGAGCTTTGCACTGGGCGGCGTTTGTGTTGCCCATGATTGCCGTTTGCGTGCCTTGGTACGTTGCGGTGGCCAAGTTGAACCCGCAATTTGTGGACTACTTTTTCTGGGAACACAACCTGAAACGGTTCACGCAGGGATCGAACCATGAGCAGCCGTTTTGGTTCTACGTTCCGGTGGTGTTTGCCGCGATGTTCCCGGCTTCGTTGCTGTTGCCATCGGTTGGTGTGTTCTTGGTCAGTTGGTCGAGACGCAAGCGTTCGCTGCGGTCAAAGGATCTCGGTTTTTTGTTTTGCGGAGCGGGTTGGGTTCTGGCGTTCTTTTCGGTTGCCAGCTGCAAACTGCCCACCTACATCTTGCCTGCGATTCCGCTGGTTTGCTTGATGATGGGAGTGATGCTTCACCAGACGGTGTTGCGGCCAAACGCGTCGGATCGCATCTCCCATTACCTGCGTCCGTTCCCGCAGCGGGCGACGTTGATTCTGGTTTTGTCGTCCTGGATCTTGGTGGGCGTCGAGGTTTGGATCCGGGGTGAGTTTTCGATCGCCAGCGGGATGGCGACGGTCATGGGGGCCGCGGTGCTCGCGTTGACATTGGCGGTTTGGAATCGCGAGGCGGCATTCAATCGTTCCGCGTGGGCGGCGACTGCAGCGGTGGCGACGGGGGTGTTGTGGTTCGGTTCGTCGGTTGTGATGCCAACGATCGCGACAGATCGATCGGCTGCTGTTGAGACACAGCGAATCGTCCAGCGAGACTCCGAGACGCGGATCGTGTTCTTTGGAGAGAAACCTCATGCGGCGGTCCTTCACCTGCCGTTGCATCGGACGACGTATTTCCCGACTGAACAGGCCAACGAATTTGCAAGCTTTGTTGCCAACCAAAGGGATGTCGTGGTGGTGATGGGCGGGGCATCGTTCGAGCGGACTCGTGAGTTGTTGTCGGCAACACACGCGTTGGCAGCGTCTCCCAACCACAGCCATGTTTACGTTGCTCGACCAACCTCGGAGCCAAGCATCGAAATCGCGGCTTCGGACGATGGTCCGACCAGTCAGTATTCTTTTTTCCAACGTCGCGAGTCGTACCTCGGCGGCGGTGTCTGGTTTGACTACTGA
- a CDS encoding LptF/LptG family permease gives MPTTIQLRIACDIVVIFFTSLFVITSLVMCVGVMREAMNQGLGVAGVFRLLPYALPNALSLAVPGTALFSVCCVYGRMSADNEFTAMQSVGISMLPAMWPAIVITTLLSIATVTLINVAFTWGFHGVQNVVLSSVEKIAYGVLQREHQYAHDPFSLRVREVHGKDLIDPSITIRRGSGPAITINARTATLRYDAPTESIEMSVTDGHAEVEGQASFYFPDTFTHVIPLNATPKYDLLTAHPSHMPMSDLPLASRAQSHDIVRRENEMAVHTGFDLLASRTERSSSAEALSRTRDLVASRQRLHRLATEMHRRWASGFTCFAMSMIGIPFGIRMKASDTMTTFGIVFLPTVLIYYPIFAATLDMAKDGRLPPQGVWIANLIFVFVGVLMMRRLVYKPA, from the coding sequence ATGCCGACGACCATCCAGCTTCGGATCGCATGCGACATCGTGGTGATCTTCTTCACATCTCTGTTTGTCATCACCTCTTTGGTGATGTGCGTCGGCGTTATGCGGGAGGCCATGAATCAAGGGCTGGGCGTGGCGGGTGTCTTTCGCTTGCTTCCCTACGCGCTTCCCAATGCGTTGTCGCTGGCCGTGCCGGGAACCGCGTTGTTCAGCGTCTGTTGCGTTTACGGTCGGATGTCCGCGGACAACGAATTCACGGCGATGCAATCGGTGGGGATCTCCATGTTGCCGGCAATGTGGCCGGCGATTGTCATCACCACCTTGTTGAGCATTGCGACGGTGACGCTGATCAACGTCGCCTTCACCTGGGGATTTCATGGCGTGCAAAACGTCGTGTTGTCGTCCGTTGAAAAGATCGCCTATGGCGTTTTGCAACGCGAGCATCAATACGCTCACGACCCGTTTTCACTGCGGGTGCGTGAGGTCCACGGCAAGGATTTGATTGACCCGAGCATCACGATTCGTCGCGGCAGCGGGCCAGCGATCACGATCAACGCTCGCACCGCGACGCTGCGGTATGACGCCCCGACCGAAAGCATCGAGATGAGCGTCACGGATGGACACGCGGAAGTAGAAGGTCAGGCATCGTTCTACTTTCCCGACACGTTCACGCACGTCATCCCGCTGAATGCGACCCCGAAATACGATCTTTTGACCGCCCACCCCTCGCACATGCCGATGTCGGATCTGCCGTTGGCATCGCGAGCACAGTCGCATGACATTGTTCGACGTGAAAACGAAATGGCGGTGCACACCGGATTCGACTTGTTGGCCTCACGGACCGAGCGAAGTTCATCCGCCGAAGCGTTGTCGCGAACCCGCGATTTGGTGGCGAGCCGTCAGCGACTGCATCGGTTGGCAACGGAAATGCATCGACGATGGGCCAGCGGTTTCACTTGCTTTGCGATGTCGATGATCGGCATCCCGTTTGGAATTCGAATGAAAGCGTCGGACACGATGACCACGTTCGGGATCGTGTTTTTGCCGACGGTGTTGATTTATTACCCGATCTTCGCAGCGACGTTGGACATGGCAAAGGACGGTCGTTTACCGCCGCAAGGTGTCTGGATCGCGAATTTGATTTTCGTTTTTGTTGGCGTGCTGATGATGCGCCGTCTTGTTTACAAACCCGCGTGA
- the ltnD gene encoding L-threonate dehydrogenase has translation MTTAAKIAVIGLGAMGYGMASSCLRAGHQVWGVDVAPEPVERFRADGGQAGELKEIAGTLDVVVVSVLNADQTAAVLFGPQGVAPLMKEGSVVVACATVSPDFARTMASQCGERGLLYLDAPISGGAAKAAQGQLSIMAAGSEAAFDAAAPALDAMAESLFRLGEVGAGSAMKAVNQLLAGVHIAALAEAMTFGMTQGVSPEKFLEVIPQCAGTSWMLENRGPHIAAGDYTPLSQVNIWPKDLGIVLDIARNAKFSAPLTAAALQQFLAAAGMGLGGQDDSAVAKVYARNAGLTLPGDE, from the coding sequence ATGACAACTGCCGCAAAGATTGCCGTGATTGGATTGGGGGCAATGGGTTACGGGATGGCCTCGTCTTGCTTGCGGGCGGGACATCAGGTTTGGGGTGTGGATGTGGCACCCGAACCGGTGGAGAGGTTCCGCGCCGATGGCGGCCAGGCTGGCGAGCTGAAGGAGATTGCAGGGACTTTGGATGTCGTCGTTGTGTCGGTCCTCAATGCGGATCAGACGGCGGCGGTTTTGTTCGGTCCCCAAGGGGTGGCTCCCTTGATGAAAGAAGGCAGCGTGGTGGTCGCGTGTGCCACCGTGTCGCCTGACTTCGCCCGAACGATGGCGAGCCAGTGTGGCGAGCGCGGCTTGCTGTACCTGGACGCTCCGATCTCGGGCGGTGCAGCAAAGGCGGCCCAAGGGCAACTTTCGATCATGGCAGCTGGCTCGGAAGCGGCGTTTGACGCGGCAGCGCCGGCACTCGACGCGATGGCGGAATCGCTGTTCCGGCTAGGAGAGGTGGGGGCAGGGTCGGCGATGAAAGCGGTCAATCAACTGCTCGCAGGAGTGCACATCGCTGCGCTGGCAGAAGCGATGACGTTCGGCATGACCCAAGGGGTTTCGCCGGAAAAGTTTTTGGAGGTGATCCCCCAGTGTGCCGGAACCAGTTGGATGTTGGAAAACCGCGGGCCGCACATTGCCGCTGGTGATTACACCCCGCTGAGCCAAGTGAATATCTGGCCGAAAGACCTGGGGATCGTTTTGGACATTGCCCGCAACGCCAAGTTCAGCGCCCCGTTGACCGCTGCGGCGCTGCAGCAGTTTCTGGCCGCGGCGGGAATGGGGTTGGGCGGCCAAGACGATTCCGCCGTGGCCAAGGTCTACGCTCGCAACGCCGGGTTGACGCTGCCGGGCGATGAGTGA
- a CDS encoding PSD1 and planctomycete cytochrome C domain-containing protein, with amino-acid sequence MTFPFDRRFLFLAVCFGLLNSVALGQDTDNSALNATSSTQPPATRSTPIDFVREIQPILRDNCFECHAGTTEEGGLNLGIKTKALQGGDSEEAILAGKAEESLLIELVSGGKDNALMPPEGSEPLTETQVNLLRDWIDQGAAWPDDADIVDPKMDQAKSHWAFQRLQEVDPPSRSSNDNWSKGPIDLFVLRRLNDAGIRPSQPADARTLVRRLYFDLIGLPPTPEQTNQFIVAHTENSDLAIQHLVDELLDSPRYSERWARHWLDVARYADSDGQEADKDRPYAYHYRDFVIQAFNDDMPYDQFVRWQIAGDEIEPDNDAAVSATGFLTGGTCYQLPDSFLESERLANRYNELDDVVSTLGSGMLGITVACARCHDHKYDAFSAKDYYQLLGVFHSGDRVTGKLPSGKDGYYFKDFDAKRRTTWLFRRSDVYDREIELDFGFPAMLSSGADAEAFWSNAKEAYSESGDPQSTLQRRALAEWMTDTQQGGGALLARVMVNRVWHHHFGKGIVPTTGDFGVRGDAPSHPELIEYLTNEFVASGWKIKSLHRAILTSAVWQQASTREALDEHGAEIDPANRLLWRMTPQRLEVEILRDAMLAVTETLNLEAGGPGFKPYIAPEANQARNIQGEGYPKDAPDDASTRRRSVYMFHKRLIPYPMFQAFDRPDLMTSCARRQNTTVAPQAMVILNDRFVRSVAHDYAELLIKKQADSSVPATGELQPLIHRAFETSFARPPTEREIETSVQFIEAQAKARTERKEPHPRMEAVTDYCQSLFGLNEFIYVD; translated from the coding sequence ATGACGTTTCCGTTTGATCGTCGCTTCCTATTCCTGGCTGTTTGCTTTGGATTGTTGAACAGCGTTGCCTTGGGTCAAGACACGGACAACTCGGCTCTCAACGCGACTTCCAGCACACAGCCACCGGCAACACGCTCGACACCGATCGACTTCGTTCGCGAGATTCAACCAATCTTGCGAGACAACTGCTTCGAATGCCACGCCGGGACCACGGAAGAAGGCGGCCTGAATCTGGGGATCAAGACCAAGGCGTTGCAAGGAGGAGACAGCGAGGAAGCGATTCTCGCGGGCAAGGCCGAAGAAAGCTTGCTCATCGAATTGGTGTCCGGAGGCAAAGACAACGCGTTGATGCCACCGGAAGGTTCTGAGCCTCTGACAGAAACCCAGGTCAACCTACTCCGAGACTGGATCGATCAAGGCGCAGCTTGGCCGGACGATGCCGACATCGTTGACCCCAAAATGGATCAAGCCAAATCGCACTGGGCATTTCAGCGACTGCAAGAAGTCGATCCGCCATCGCGATCGTCCAACGACAACTGGTCCAAGGGCCCCATCGACCTGTTTGTACTCCGGCGATTGAATGACGCTGGCATCCGACCATCGCAACCCGCCGACGCGCGAACACTGGTGCGGCGATTGTATTTTGATCTGATCGGGTTGCCGCCGACTCCCGAGCAAACGAACCAGTTCATCGTTGCTCACACAGAAAACTCGGACCTGGCAATTCAGCATCTGGTGGACGAACTGCTTGATTCCCCGCGTTATAGCGAGCGTTGGGCAAGGCACTGGTTGGATGTCGCTCGCTACGCGGACAGCGACGGCCAAGAAGCGGACAAGGACCGTCCGTACGCGTACCACTATCGCGACTTTGTGATTCAAGCCTTCAATGACGACATGCCCTATGACCAATTTGTACGTTGGCAAATCGCGGGGGACGAAATCGAGCCCGACAATGACGCGGCCGTTTCAGCCACCGGTTTTCTGACCGGTGGGACATGCTACCAGTTGCCTGACTCGTTCCTTGAAAGCGAACGCTTAGCGAATCGCTACAACGAACTGGACGACGTCGTCTCGACATTGGGATCCGGCATGCTGGGGATCACCGTTGCCTGTGCACGCTGCCACGATCACAAGTACGACGCATTTTCAGCAAAGGACTACTACCAACTGCTGGGGGTCTTCCACAGCGGTGACCGGGTGACCGGCAAGCTTCCCAGTGGAAAAGACGGCTACTACTTCAAAGACTTTGATGCCAAGCGTCGAACCACGTGGCTGTTTCGCCGGAGTGATGTCTACGACCGCGAGATTGAACTCGACTTCGGGTTCCCCGCGATGCTCTCCTCCGGTGCCGACGCCGAGGCGTTCTGGAGCAATGCCAAGGAGGCCTACAGCGAATCAGGTGACCCCCAAAGCACCTTGCAGCGTCGAGCGTTGGCCGAATGGATGACCGACACGCAGCAGGGCGGCGGAGCGTTGCTGGCACGAGTCATGGTCAACCGCGTCTGGCATCATCACTTTGGCAAGGGAATCGTTCCCACAACCGGCGACTTTGGCGTTCGTGGCGATGCCCCCTCGCATCCGGAGTTGATCGAATACTTGACCAACGAGTTCGTCGCCAGCGGCTGGAAAATCAAGTCCTTGCACCGCGCGATCCTCACCAGCGCCGTGTGGCAGCAGGCCAGCACCCGCGAAGCCTTGGACGAACACGGAGCCGAGATTGATCCTGCCAACCGTCTGCTGTGGCGAATGACTCCGCAACGTCTCGAGGTTGAGATCCTGCGTGACGCCATGTTAGCAGTGACCGAAACTCTCAACTTGGAAGCGGGCGGGCCGGGTTTCAAGCCCTACATCGCCCCGGAGGCCAACCAAGCCCGAAACATCCAAGGCGAAGGCTATCCCAAAGACGCTCCCGACGACGCCTCGACTCGGCGGCGAAGCGTCTACATGTTCCATAAACGTCTGATCCCCTATCCGATGTTCCAGGCATTCGACCGCCCCGACCTGATGACCAGCTGTGCTCGCCGCCAAAACACCACCGTGGCCCCGCAAGCCATGGTGATTCTGAACGATCGCTTTGTTCGTTCGGTGGCTCACGATTACGCCGAGTTGCTGATCAAGAAGCAAGCCGACTCATCCGTTCCGGCCACAGGCGAACTGCAACCGCTCATCCATCGAGCCTTTGAAACCTCGTTCGCGCGTCCGCCGACCGAGCGAGAAATCGAGACTTCGGTGCAGTTCATCGAAGCACAAGCCAAGGCACGAACCGAGCGAAAAGAACCCCACCCACGAATGGAAGCGGTGACCGACTATTGCCAGTCGCTGTTTGGGCTCAACGAATTCATCTACGTCGATTGA